The following proteins come from a genomic window of Lachnoclostridium phytofermentans ISDg:
- a CDS encoding HPr family phosphocarrier protein — MKEFSYVINDPLGIHARPAGLLVKKASTFNSDITIVKGEKTADSKKIFGIMGLGIKQGDEITIKITGEDEEEASAAIEEFVKENL; from the coding sequence ATGAAAGAATTTAGCTATGTAATCAATGACCCTCTAGGGATACATGCAAGACCAGCGGGACTTTTAGTTAAGAAGGCAAGTACATTTAATTCAGATATAACCATAGTGAAAGGCGAAAAAACTGCCGACTCAAAAAAAATATTTGGAATAATGGGCCTTGGAATTAAGCAGGGAGATGAGATAACCATAAAAATTACAGGTGAAGATGAAGAAGAGGCATCTGCTGCAATCGAGGAATTTGTCAAAGAAAACTTGTAA